AAATTTGGCGCTACGTCAACAGCTAACTATCTGCTACACAAACAATTGCAAAGAATCGAAAACTGGGGATCACTCAGCGCTCCCCGCCCCGAATTCTGGATTGTTCCACGCGTCATGATATTATAGGCGGCGTAGGGCGCAGCCGGCGTATCGCCAGGAAATTACACTTCGTATGAGTTCATGGATATCAATTCTCTTAAGTGTTCTTGGCGCAGCCATTTATGAGCAGACGCCCTCGGAGACCGATGCCTACCTGTCGAAACTCCAGGGGGCGGATTCCAGCTTTGCGCGGCGACTCGAGCGGGTTATTCAGGATAGCGTGGGTACGCCGTATCACGATGGTCCCCTCGGCGAAGGCCCGAATGCACCCTACGACGCCGATCCGCTCATCGACCTGAGCCGAGTCGATTGCGTGACCTTTGTCGAGCAGAGCGTCGCCCTGGCGAGCGCTTCGAGCCTCGCTGAAGCGACCGACCTGCTCCAGGGATATCGCTACAAGGACGGCCAGGTGGACTTCCTCCACCGGAATCACTTCATGCTGGTGGACTGGACCCCGAACAACCCCTGGTGTCTTGAATCGACCGCAAAGCTCGGCATAGAAACGAAAAAGTTAACTCGGACCATCAGCAAAGCTGCCTTCTTTCGCCGAGTGAAAGCCCCGGAACTGGGGCAAGACATACCTGATCGGGATGTGACGGTCAGTTACATACCGATAGACAAGGCAAAGGCCGTGGCGCACGCCATTAAGGAACCCTCCCTGATCGTATTTATTGGTCATGTAGACTGGTTGTTTGCCCTGCACTGCGGCATCTTTCTGCCCGACGGGGCCGGTTCGGGAATGCTCTATCACGCCAGTTCCGCCGCCGGAAAAGTGGCCCCGATGAATCTGGAAAGCTACGCGGCAAGTCAATCCAGGCGCTACCTGGGCCTGGCGGTTTACGAGATACGCGATCCCAGCCTTTCCCAAACCGGAAACTGATACGTCCCGCATGGCCCACGTGCTAAAATGGCACCTTGATCACGCGTAAATTGCGCCTTCGGGCGCCGGAAGGACTTAGAGAAAATGACTCAGACCATTGAACGTTCGCATCCACTCGCCGTGGTGGTAATCGGGGCATCGGGCGATCTCGCATTGAAGAAGATTTTTCCAGCGCTTTTTGCGCTTTATTGCCAGGACCTGCTGCCCGATACATTCCATATCGTTGGTTTTGCCCGCAGCCCCATGTCCCACGAGGAATTCCGCAACCGCGTGGAAGAGCGCCTGACTTGCCGGTATGTGCCGGGGGAAAAATGCGACGAGCGCATGCAGAACTTCCTGGCCCGCTGCACGTACGTGTCCGGCAACTATGACTCCCCCGAGTCCTTCCAGCAGTTGCACGCGGAGCTGGACAAGCTGGATCCCGGCCGCATGGAGAACCGTATCTTCTATATGGCCATCCCGCCCTTCCTGTTCCTGGATGTGGCCCACGCCCTGCGCGATGCCCAACTTGTTTCCCAGGGCTCGGACAGTAACTGGAGCCGCGTGGTTATCGAGAAGCCCTTCGGCAGCGACCGCGCCTCTTCCGACGCGCTCACCCACAGCATGTGCCAGGTATTCAACGAGGCCCAGACCTACCGCATTGACCACTATCTGGGCAAGGAAGTGATTCAGAACCTGCTGGTTCTGCGCTTTGCCAATCTGATTTTCGATCCCATCTGGAACCGGA
Above is a genomic segment from Candidatus Hydrogenedentota bacterium containing:
- a CDS encoding DUF1460 domain-containing protein; its protein translation is MSSWISILLSVLGAAIYEQTPSETDAYLSKLQGADSSFARRLERVIQDSVGTPYHDGPLGEGPNAPYDADPLIDLSRVDCVTFVEQSVALASASSLAEATDLLQGYRYKDGQVDFLHRNHFMLVDWTPNNPWCLESTAKLGIETKKLTRTISKAAFFRRVKAPELGQDIPDRDVTVSYIPIDKAKAVAHAIKEPSLIVFIGHVDWLFALHCGIFLPDGAGSGMLYHASSAAGKVAPMNLESYAASQSRRYLGLAVYEIRDPSLSQTGN